A genomic window from Streptomyces sp. 846.5 includes:
- a CDS encoding zf-HC2 domain-containing protein, whose translation MSAPIREGWPDGPTDHDTLRGLLGAWALDACPAEEAAQVQQHLAGCPGCAEEAGRLRDAAGWLSADEPLDPAPTLRTQVLARALARRAPEVGVPDYADAFVAETARLDALLRDLGELDWLEYADLPWHGGSERMRPAEVLCHLAAVDGVVSRALGLPDPVPSPDGGIDLVERSTRLTALQRRRGPETVRAFWREQTRALVETAALAEAAGRTPPAGDLLVDYGAFRLPLRDAFVDRAFECWIHAEDIAEAVGWPYGPPRGVHIRAMVGLATRLLPYALSALREAGAAAPAGRQDPSYGDPRGIRAVKLIIEGRGESEWLVPLEIPAPGAAPLPADTEPVATVAIDGVEFCFLCAAHRDPDRTPHGITGDRSAARDLLHAARLLSRP comes from the coding sequence ATGAGCGCCCCGATACGAGAAGGTTGGCCGGACGGCCCGACCGACCACGACACGCTGCGCGGGCTGCTCGGCGCCTGGGCCCTGGACGCCTGCCCGGCCGAGGAGGCCGCGCAGGTCCAGCAGCACCTGGCCGGCTGCCCCGGCTGCGCCGAGGAGGCCGGACGGCTGCGGGACGCCGCGGGCTGGCTCTCCGCCGACGAACCGCTGGACCCGGCCCCCACCCTGCGCACCCAGGTGCTGGCCCGCGCCCTCGCCCGGCGCGCGCCGGAGGTCGGCGTCCCCGACTACGCGGACGCCTTCGTCGCCGAGACCGCCCGGCTGGACGCGCTGCTGCGGGACCTCGGCGAGCTGGACTGGCTGGAGTACGCGGACCTGCCCTGGCACGGCGGTTCGGAGCGGATGCGCCCGGCCGAGGTGCTCTGCCATCTCGCGGCGGTCGACGGTGTGGTCTCCCGGGCGCTGGGACTGCCCGATCCGGTGCCCTCACCGGACGGCGGCATCGACCTGGTGGAGCGCAGCACCCGGCTGACGGCCCTGCAGCGCCGCCGCGGCCCGGAGACCGTACGGGCCTTCTGGCGCGAGCAGACCCGCGCCCTGGTGGAGACGGCCGCGCTGGCCGAGGCGGCCGGCCGCACCCCGCCGGCCGGGGACCTGCTGGTGGACTACGGCGCGTTCCGGCTGCCGCTGCGGGACGCCTTCGTGGACCGCGCGTTCGAGTGCTGGATCCACGCCGAGGACATCGCCGAAGCGGTGGGCTGGCCCTACGGGCCGCCGCGCGGGGTGCACATCCGGGCCATGGTGGGGCTGGCGACCAGGCTGCTCCCCTACGCGCTGAGCGCCCTGCGCGAGGCCGGTGCGGCCGCGCCGGCCGGACGGCAGGACCCGTCCTACGGCGATCCGCGGGGCATCAGGGCGGTGAAGCTGATCATCGAGGGCCGTGGCGAGAGCGAGTGGCTGGTGCCGCTGGAGATCCCCGCGCCCGGCGCCGCGCCGCTGCCGGCCGACACCGAACCGGTGGCTACCGTCGCCATCGACGGCGTGGAGTTCTGCTTCCTGTGCGCGGCGCACCGCGATCCGGACCGGACCCCCCACGGCATCACCGGCGACCGCAGCGCCGCCCGCGACCTGCTGCACGCCGCCCGGCTGCTCTCGCGGCCCTGA
- a CDS encoding CDP-glycerol glycerophosphotransferase family protein, translating into MNAPATAVSLSVVLPVYGVADYLPRCLDSVLADDLPGLQVVAVDDCSPDRSGAILDEYAARDPRLTVLHLDANRGLGGAREAGLERATGDYVWFVDSDDWLADGAVRAVAERLAASRPDVLVTGFARVYPDGSVEPDTWRGAMADAPTPTLRGATPRTPTKPAGGQGLDSGSRPANPDDTLTLAERPALLNMILSAWNKVVRRDFLLGLGVRFGDGFYEDISVTYPLLLAAERISLLPQELYFYRREREGAITNTASPRHADAFAQYDAIFAFLDRRPEIPAALRRLVFDRTVKQAVTVLDTPGLVPAELRAEFFHRASAHFRRHRPEGYSYPGGLRGVQYRLVDRDAWGAYQRLRPLQALPRTVRRSARRGVPMARRAVRSTARHGFSAAYRRLPLDENLAVYAAYWYRGYACNPAAIYQKALELAPAVRGVWVVQTRAQGAAMPPGVPWVLENTPAYLRLMCTAKYLFNNVNFPHTWVKRPGSVHVQTQHGTPLKYLGLDLRDRPEAAAGMDFDRLLEHVSRWDYLVSPNPHSTEAFGRAYPGDYRVLETGYPRNDRLAAATPEETAAIRERLGIPEGSTAVLYAPTHREQHAEYVSVLDIEALATALGPDYTLLVRTHYFYARPGAAGAGADAGRSESARIVDVSGHPSVEELCLAADVLVTDYSSVMFDYAVLDRPMVVFAPDWDDYQRIRGVYFDLMEQPPGPVATTQEALTAVLADRSAGGFAGTDAAKLRAAFRERFCPWDDGGAAERVVRAVLPVDPGAAGRE; encoded by the coding sequence GTGAACGCGCCCGCCACCGCCGTCTCCCTCTCCGTCGTCCTGCCGGTGTACGGGGTCGCCGACTACCTGCCGCGCTGCCTGGACTCCGTCCTCGCCGACGACCTCCCCGGGCTGCAGGTGGTCGCCGTCGACGACTGCTCGCCGGACCGCAGCGGCGCGATCCTGGACGAGTACGCGGCCCGCGACCCCCGGCTCACCGTGCTGCACCTGGACGCCAACCGCGGCCTGGGCGGCGCCCGCGAGGCCGGCCTGGAGCGGGCGACCGGCGACTACGTCTGGTTCGTCGACAGCGACGACTGGCTGGCCGACGGCGCCGTGCGGGCCGTCGCCGAGCGGCTGGCCGCGAGCCGCCCCGACGTGCTGGTCACCGGCTTCGCCCGGGTCTACCCCGACGGCAGCGTGGAACCCGACACCTGGCGCGGCGCGATGGCCGACGCCCCCACTCCAACTCTTCGGGGAGCGACCCCCCGCACCCCCACGAAACCCGCGGGTGGCCAGGGTCTGGACAGCGGCTCACGCCCCGCGAACCCGGATGACACGCTCACCCTGGCGGAGCGCCCGGCGCTGCTGAACATGATCCTCTCGGCCTGGAACAAGGTGGTCCGCCGCGACTTCCTGCTCGGCCTGGGCGTCCGCTTCGGCGACGGCTTCTACGAGGACATCTCCGTCACCTATCCGCTGCTGCTGGCCGCCGAGCGGATCAGCCTGCTCCCGCAGGAGCTCTACTTCTACCGGCGCGAGCGCGAGGGCGCGATCACCAACACCGCCTCGCCCCGGCACGCCGACGCCTTCGCCCAGTACGACGCGATCTTCGCCTTCCTGGACCGTCGCCCGGAGATCCCCGCCGCGCTGCGCCGCCTGGTCTTCGACCGCACCGTCAAGCAGGCGGTGACCGTGCTGGACACCCCGGGCCTGGTCCCGGCCGAACTGCGGGCGGAGTTCTTCCACCGCGCCTCGGCGCACTTCCGGCGGCACCGCCCCGAGGGCTACAGCTACCCGGGCGGGCTGCGCGGGGTCCAGTACCGGCTGGTCGACCGCGACGCCTGGGGCGCGTACCAGCGGCTGCGCCCGCTCCAGGCGCTTCCGCGCACCGTGCGCCGGAGCGCCCGCCGGGGCGTGCCGATGGCCAGGCGCGCCGTGCGCAGCACCGCCCGGCACGGCTTCTCCGCCGCCTACCGCCGGCTCCCGCTGGACGAGAACCTCGCCGTCTACGCCGCCTACTGGTACCGCGGCTATGCCTGCAACCCGGCGGCGATCTACCAGAAGGCGCTCGAACTCGCCCCCGCCGTACGGGGGGTGTGGGTGGTGCAGACCAGGGCCCAGGGCGCGGCGATGCCGCCCGGCGTGCCGTGGGTGCTGGAGAACACCCCCGCCTATCTGAGGCTGATGTGCACCGCGAAGTACCTGTTCAACAATGTCAACTTCCCGCACACCTGGGTCAAGCGGCCCGGGTCGGTGCACGTCCAGACCCAGCACGGGACCCCGCTGAAGTACCTCGGCCTGGACCTGCGGGACCGCCCCGAGGCCGCCGCCGGCATGGACTTCGACCGGCTGCTGGAGCATGTGTCCCGCTGGGACTACTTGGTCTCGCCCAACCCGCACTCCACCGAGGCCTTCGGCCGGGCCTATCCGGGCGACTACCGGGTGCTGGAGACGGGCTACCCCCGCAACGACCGGCTGGCCGCGGCCACCCCCGAGGAGACCGCCGCGATCCGGGAGCGCCTGGGCATCCCGGAAGGCAGCACCGCGGTGCTGTACGCGCCCACCCACCGGGAGCAGCACGCGGAGTACGTCTCCGTCCTCGACATCGAGGCATTGGCGACGGCGCTCGGCCCCGACTACACGCTCCTGGTGCGCACCCACTACTTCTACGCCCGACCCGGCGCCGCCGGCGCGGGGGCGGATGCGGGCCGGAGCGAGAGCGCACGGATCGTGGACGTGTCCGGGCACCCCTCGGTGGAGGAGCTCTGCCTCGCCGCCGACGTCCTGGTCACCGACTACTCCTCGGTGATGTTCGACTACGCGGTGCTGGACCGGCCGATGGTGGTCTTCGCCCCGGACTGGGACGACTACCAGCGCATCCGCGGGGTGTACTTCGACCTGATGGAACAGCCGCCCGGGCCGGTCGCCACCACCCAGGAGGCCCTGACCGCCGTCCTGGCCGACCGCTCGGCGGGCGGCTTCGCCGGCACCGACGCGGCCAAGCTGCGCGCGGCGTTCCGGGAGCGCTTCTGCCCCTGGGACGACGGCGGCGCCGCCGAACGCGTGGTCCGTGCAGTGCTGCCGGTCGACCCGGGGGCAGCGGGGCGGGAGTGA
- the purU gene encoding formyltetrahydrofolate deformylase, which yields MSQQQPGTGQYVLTLSCPDKQGIVHAVSSYLFLTGCNILDSQQFGDGASGLFFMRVHFSADSPVSLEKLRASFAATGDAFRMDWQIHPSAERTRVLLLVSKFGHCLNDLLFRASTGALPVDVVGVVSNHTDFHDLAASYGIPFHHIPVTAATKAEAEAALLELVDAEQVDLVVLARYMQVLSDDLCKALAGRAINIHHSFLPSFKGAKPYHQAHARGVKLIGATAHYVTGELDEGPIIEQEVVRVSHDVTPEQLVALGRDAECQALARAVKWHAEHRVLLNGTRTVVFT from the coding sequence GTGTCACAGCAGCAGCCCGGTACGGGCCAGTACGTACTGACCCTGTCCTGCCCGGACAAGCAGGGCATCGTGCACGCGGTGTCCAGCTACCTCTTCCTGACCGGCTGCAACATCCTGGACAGCCAGCAGTTCGGGGACGGCGCCAGCGGGCTGTTCTTCATGCGGGTGCACTTCTCCGCCGACTCACCGGTCAGCCTGGAGAAGCTGCGGGCCAGCTTCGCCGCGACCGGCGACGCCTTCCGGATGGACTGGCAGATCCACCCCTCCGCCGAGCGGACCCGGGTCCTGCTGCTGGTCAGCAAGTTCGGCCACTGCCTCAACGACCTGCTGTTCCGGGCGAGCACCGGGGCGCTGCCGGTGGACGTGGTCGGGGTGGTGTCCAACCACACCGACTTCCACGACCTGGCCGCCTCCTACGGCATCCCCTTCCACCACATCCCGGTGACCGCCGCGACCAAGGCCGAGGCCGAGGCGGCGCTGCTGGAGCTGGTCGACGCCGAGCAGGTGGACCTGGTGGTGCTGGCCCGCTACATGCAGGTGCTCTCGGACGACCTGTGCAAGGCCCTGGCCGGGCGGGCGATCAACATCCACCACTCGTTCCTGCCGAGCTTCAAGGGCGCCAAGCCCTACCACCAGGCGCACGCCCGGGGCGTGAAGCTGATCGGCGCCACCGCGCACTATGTGACGGGAGAGCTGGACGAGGGCCCGATCATCGAGCAGGAGGTGGTCCGGGTCAGCCACGACGTCACCCCCGAGCAGCTGGTCGCGCTGGGCCGCGACGCCGAGTGCCAGGCGCTGGCGCGCGCGGTGAAATGGCACGCCGAGCACCGCGTCCTGCTCAACGGCACTCGTACCGTCGTCTTCACCTAG
- a CDS encoding transcriptional regulator, with the protein MAARPLVARQPNERLQALIQEAGCSNAGLARRVNLCGAEHALDLRYDKTSVARWLRGQQPRGQAPAVIAEAIGRKLGRSVTVEEIGMADGRNLSSSIGLHFSATLSGAVEQVCELWRSDVGRRDFLIGTSVAASALVEPSRDWLITRPDEQVARNGGPRVGLADVEAVRATTEMLVELDHRFGSGHVRPVVVHYLNSVVSGLLSGSYREETGRALFAAVARLTELAGYMAIDTGQPGLAQRYYIQALRLAQAAGDRAYGGYVLAASMSHLAATLGNPREISQLARAAQEGARGAATPTAMAMFYVAEARGHALLGDARSCDAVAARATDAMEHSRPDEDPAWIGHFDGAYLADELAHCHRDLEQPRQSARKAEEALRGHPETRVRRRAVDLVLLATAQLQLKDVEQACETGARAVDLLSGLRSARGAEYLDDFRRRLEPFREQRVVREFQARSLAEVAA; encoded by the coding sequence ATGGCCGCCAGACCACTGGTCGCACGACAGCCCAACGAACGACTCCAGGCGTTGATCCAGGAGGCGGGCTGCTCGAACGCCGGGCTGGCCCGGAGGGTGAACCTCTGCGGTGCCGAACACGCGCTCGACCTCCGCTACGACAAGACCTCGGTGGCCCGTTGGCTGCGCGGCCAGCAGCCGCGCGGGCAGGCGCCGGCCGTGATCGCCGAAGCCATCGGCCGCAAGCTCGGACGGTCCGTCACCGTCGAGGAGATCGGCATGGCGGACGGCCGCAACCTCTCCTCCAGCATCGGGCTGCACTTCTCGGCCACCCTCTCCGGCGCGGTCGAACAGGTCTGCGAGCTGTGGCGCAGCGACGTGGGCCGACGCGACTTCCTGATCGGGACCTCGGTCGCCGCCTCGGCCCTGGTGGAGCCCAGCCGCGACTGGCTGATCACCCGGCCCGACGAGCAGGTGGCCCGCAACGGCGGTCCCCGGGTGGGGCTGGCGGACGTCGAGGCGGTGCGGGCGACCACCGAGATGCTGGTGGAGCTGGACCACCGGTTCGGCAGCGGGCACGTCCGCCCGGTCGTGGTGCACTACCTCAACAGCGTGGTCTCCGGCCTGCTCTCCGGCTCCTACCGGGAGGAGACCGGACGGGCGCTGTTCGCCGCCGTGGCCCGACTCACCGAGCTGGCCGGCTACATGGCCATCGACACCGGCCAGCCGGGCCTGGCCCAGCGGTACTACATCCAGGCGCTGCGGCTGGCCCAGGCGGCCGGGGACCGGGCCTACGGGGGATACGTCCTGGCGGCCTCGATGAGCCATCTGGCGGCCACCCTGGGCAACCCCCGGGAGATCTCCCAACTCGCCCGCGCCGCCCAGGAGGGCGCGCGGGGCGCGGCCACGCCCACCGCGATGGCGATGTTCTACGTTGCCGAGGCCCGCGGGCACGCACTGCTCGGCGACGCCCGCTCCTGCGACGCGGTGGCCGCGCGCGCGACCGACGCGATGGAGCACAGCCGTCCCGACGAGGACCCGGCCTGGATCGGCCACTTCGACGGCGCCTACCTCGCCGACGAACTCGCGCACTGCCACCGGGATCTGGAGCAGCCCCGGCAGTCCGCCCGGAAGGCCGAGGAGGCGCTGCGCGGCCATCCGGAGACCCGGGTGCGCCGCCGCGCGGTGGACCTGGTGCTGCTGGCCACGGCGCAGTTGCAGCTGAAGGACGTGGAGCAGGCGTGCGAAACCGGCGCGCGCGCCGTGGACTTGCTCTCCGGACTGCGTTCGGCTCGCGGCGCGGAGTACCTCGACGACTTCCGGCGCAGGCTGGAGCCCTTCCGCGAGCAGCGCGTGGTACGGGAGTTCCAGGCGAGGTCGCTGGCGGAGGTCGCGGCTTGA
- a CDS encoding AMP-binding protein codes for MPSTVADARTLWDLLERRVAETPDAPMLIQEVDAQAGDAQAGTDRVLTFREVRDRALRIAAGLQAEYGVGEGTPVAWQLPTRIETVLLSLALARLGAVQTPIIAIYRGAEVAQILQEARPALYLTPGNWRDFDYTAFAEKTGSTLPHPPRVVTAYAESDLPLGDPATLPPPPRTDLSDERAPIRWIYYTSGITSAPKGAKHTDRTLIAGGTGLADALGMSPADVGSIAFPYAHIGGPDYLVTMLVYGFPALLVEVFALPEALPAYRRNGVTMAGGSTAFYAAFLAEQRKLPPGERLLADLRIISGGGAPRPPEMYREVVEEMGCVLAHGYGMTEVPAICMGSPTDTPEQLAYTEGHPVTGCEVRVVRRDGDEAAIGEEGEVWLRGPMVCRGYTDPALTEECFAVVDSAGPWLRTGDLGYIRADEHVVLTGRLKDIIIRKGENISAKEIEDLIYQDPRVGAVAVIGLPDPVRGERVCAVVERRPGVRPPTLEEIAERLRSAGLMAQKIPEQLEVVDALPLNETLRKVLKHQLRDLFAVLPWQDPQR; via the coding sequence ATGCCCAGCACCGTCGCCGACGCCCGGACGCTCTGGGACCTGCTGGAGCGGCGGGTCGCCGAGACGCCCGACGCCCCGATGCTGATCCAGGAGGTCGACGCGCAGGCCGGGGACGCGCAGGCCGGGACCGACCGGGTGCTCACCTTCCGCGAGGTCCGCGACCGGGCGCTGCGGATCGCCGCCGGGCTGCAGGCCGAGTACGGCGTCGGCGAGGGCACGCCCGTCGCCTGGCAGCTGCCCACCCGGATCGAGACCGTGCTGCTCTCGCTGGCCCTGGCCCGGCTCGGCGCCGTCCAGACGCCGATCATCGCCATCTACCGGGGCGCCGAGGTGGCGCAGATCCTCCAGGAGGCCCGGCCCGCGCTGTATCTGACCCCCGGCAACTGGCGCGACTTCGACTACACCGCCTTCGCCGAGAAGACCGGCAGCACGCTCCCGCACCCGCCGCGCGTGGTCACCGCCTACGCCGAGTCCGACCTCCCGCTCGGCGACCCGGCCACCCTGCCGCCCCCGCCCCGGACCGACCTCTCCGACGAGCGCGCCCCGATCCGCTGGATCTACTACACCTCCGGCATCACCTCCGCCCCCAAGGGCGCCAAGCACACCGACCGCACCCTGATCGCGGGCGGCACCGGGCTCGCTGACGCCCTCGGCATGAGCCCCGCCGACGTCGGCTCGATCGCCTTCCCCTACGCCCACATAGGCGGCCCGGACTATCTGGTCACCATGCTGGTGTACGGATTCCCGGCGCTGCTGGTCGAGGTCTTCGCGCTGCCCGAGGCGCTCCCCGCGTACCGGCGCAACGGCGTCACCATGGCCGGCGGCTCCACCGCCTTCTACGCCGCCTTCCTCGCCGAGCAGCGCAAACTGCCGCCCGGCGAGCGGCTGCTGGCCGATCTGCGGATCATCTCCGGCGGTGGCGCCCCGCGCCCCCCGGAGATGTACCGGGAGGTGGTCGAGGAGATGGGCTGCGTGCTGGCCCACGGCTACGGGATGACCGAGGTCCCGGCGATCTGCATGGGCTCCCCCACCGACACCCCCGAGCAGCTCGCGTACACCGAGGGGCACCCGGTCACCGGCTGCGAGGTCAGGGTGGTCCGCAGGGACGGCGACGAGGCCGCGATCGGCGAGGAGGGCGAGGTGTGGCTGCGCGGGCCGATGGTCTGCCGCGGCTACACCGATCCGGCGCTCACCGAGGAGTGCTTCGCCGTCGTCGACTCCGCCGGGCCCTGGCTGCGCACGGGTGATCTCGGTTACATCCGGGCCGACGAACATGTGGTGCTCACCGGACGGCTCAAGGACATCATCATCCGCAAGGGTGAAAACATTTCGGCCAAGGAGATCGAGGACCTGATCTACCAGGACCCGCGGGTCGGCGCCGTCGCGGTGATCGGGCTGCCCGACCCGGTCCGCGGTGAGCGGGTCTGCGCGGTGGTCGAACGCCGCCCCGGGGTGCGACCGCCGACGCTGGAGGAGATCGCCGAACGGCTGCGTTCGGCGGGGCTGATGGCGCAGAAGATCCCGGAGCAGCTGGAGGTGGTGGATGCGCTTCCGCTCAACGAGACGCTGCGGAAGGTACTGAAGCACCAGTTGCGCGACCTGTTCGCGGTACTGCCGTGGCAGGATCCGCAGCGCTGA
- a CDS encoding sigma-70 family RNA polymerase sigma factor, which yields MATSAPIRWDRQIQRRLARGEESALGELYDQFAPLVLGLASRVLDDSEAAEQVVRDVFAQVWEHPADFDPAQGSMRSWIGTLTHRRAVETLRRDQALDPGAGNGKEDPAAPPESSSVEEQVLAEATAARVQHVVTSLPQALRETLVLTYFGGRTYQQAARELGISTATAKHRMRLGLQLLATALSSEHTS from the coding sequence ATGGCGACGTCGGCCCCCATCCGATGGGACCGCCAGATCCAGCGCCGCCTCGCCCGGGGCGAGGAGTCCGCGCTGGGCGAACTCTACGACCAGTTCGCGCCGCTGGTACTCGGGTTGGCGAGCCGCGTGCTGGACGACTCCGAGGCCGCCGAGCAGGTGGTCCGGGACGTCTTCGCCCAGGTCTGGGAGCATCCCGCCGACTTCGACCCGGCCCAGGGCTCGATGCGCTCCTGGATCGGCACCCTCACCCACCGCCGCGCCGTCGAGACACTGCGCCGGGACCAGGCGCTGGACCCGGGCGCCGGGAACGGCAAGGAGGACCCGGCCGCCCCGCCGGAGTCCTCCAGCGTGGAGGAGCAGGTCCTCGCCGAAGCGACGGCGGCCCGGGTCCAGCACGTGGTGACCTCGCTCCCGCAGGCGCTCAGGGAGACCCTGGTGCTCACCTACTTCGGCGGCCGCACCTACCAGCAGGCCGCACGCGAGCTCGGCATCAGCACGGCCACCGCCAAGCACCGGATGCGGCTCGGCCTCCAACTCCTCGCCACCGCCCTCTCATCGGAGCACACCTCATGA
- a CDS encoding alpha/beta hydrolase-fold protein, which yields MSLTGTPFFVLTILLVVATVVGLVTVWNRIPGPAPAKITARVGLIVFSQFAAVLMVLVFVNNKMGPFYDTWGSLFGQNASVQMTASGGDGTGGRGGTGASEVSAERLTFTKYNNDVLSATAVGPASRIKGDIYVWLPPQYNEPAYAHTNFPVLELLPGTPGTPKAWFGSMHADTAMKTLMSQGKVKPMILVSAKLNMFGGSRDSGCVNLPGSYQTATWLAKDVPTLIQHNFRVSRDPKSWGLAGYSAGGYCAANLTVQYPEVFHAGVTMSGYNAPDAAVVLKDPALAAANNPLLLLQRMKTQPDIVLMAQGVQTDGATVADARALIKALHRPGTSQLLTLSSGSHDTTTFIKEMNPMLTWMSKQITGH from the coding sequence ATGAGTCTCACAGGTACGCCGTTCTTCGTCCTCACCATCCTCCTGGTCGTGGCGACCGTGGTGGGTCTGGTGACGGTCTGGAACCGGATACCGGGGCCGGCCCCGGCGAAGATCACCGCGAGGGTCGGCCTGATCGTCTTCAGCCAGTTCGCAGCGGTACTGATGGTGCTGGTGTTTGTGAACAACAAGATGGGGCCGTTCTACGACACCTGGGGCTCGCTGTTCGGCCAGAACGCGAGCGTGCAGATGACCGCCTCCGGAGGGGACGGCACCGGCGGCAGGGGCGGCACCGGGGCCAGCGAGGTCTCGGCGGAGAGGCTCACCTTCACCAAGTACAACAACGACGTGCTCTCGGCGACCGCGGTCGGCCCCGCCTCGCGGATCAAGGGCGACATCTATGTGTGGCTGCCCCCGCAGTACAACGAACCGGCCTACGCGCACACCAACTTCCCGGTGCTGGAGCTGCTTCCGGGCACTCCCGGCACGCCCAAGGCCTGGTTCGGCAGCATGCACGCGGACACGGCGATGAAGACGCTGATGAGCCAGGGCAAGGTCAAGCCCATGATCCTGGTCTCGGCGAAGCTGAACATGTTCGGCGGCAGCAGGGACTCGGGCTGCGTCAACCTGCCCGGCAGCTACCAGACCGCGACCTGGCTGGCCAAGGACGTCCCGACGCTGATCCAGCACAACTTCCGGGTGTCCAGGGACCCGAAGAGCTGGGGTCTCGCGGGCTACTCGGCCGGCGGCTACTGCGCCGCCAACCTCACCGTGCAGTACCCGGAGGTCTTCCACGCCGGGGTGACCATGTCCGGCTACAACGCCCCGGACGCCGCCGTGGTGCTCAAGGACCCCGCCCTGGCGGCCGCCAACAACCCGCTGCTGCTGCTGCAGAGGATGAAGACGCAGCCCGACATCGTGCTGATGGCCCAGGGGGTGCAGACCGACGGGGCCACCGTCGCGGACGCGAGGGCGCTGATCAAGGCGCTGCACCGGCCGGGGACCAGCCAGCTGCTGACACTCTCCAGCGGCAGCCACGACACCACGACGTTCATCAAGGAGATGAACCCGATGCTGACCTGGATGTCGAAGCAGATCACCGGGCACTGA
- a CDS encoding STAS domain-containing protein encodes MSTLTVTAETLDSWILLRVAGEIDLVSGAVVRDQVHHAVASGRRRILLDLSEVRFCDSSGVGVLIAARRLLRSCSGELRLILPAARDNQGSREVHRVFNALGIRRLFDIHPDVTSASRSEAVWGAQ; translated from the coding sequence GTGAGCACACTGACAGTGACGGCCGAGACCCTCGACAGCTGGATCCTGCTGCGCGTGGCCGGAGAGATCGACCTGGTCTCCGGCGCGGTGGTGCGCGACCAGGTGCACCACGCCGTGGCGTCCGGTCGGCGCCGCATCCTGCTGGACCTCAGCGAGGTCCGCTTCTGCGACTCCAGCGGCGTCGGCGTGCTGATCGCCGCCCGGCGGCTGCTGCGCTCCTGCTCGGGGGAGCTGCGGCTGATCCTTCCGGCCGCCCGCGACAACCAGGGCAGCCGTGAGGTGCACCGGGTGTTCAACGCCCTCGGCATCCGACGCCTGTTCGACATCCACCCCGACGTGACCTCGGCCAGCCGGTCCGAGGCGGTCTGGGGCGCCCAGTAG
- a CDS encoding ABC transporter substrate-binding protein, whose product MRSTGRSSRTAAVAAGTALLLGGLAGCGGTADASEHGTGTVTVMTWAPEEGTVGSQAGIPALATAIAKDFNATGGIGGHQVQVLTCDEHNTSAGAVDCANEAVAKKAVAVVGSYSQFGSDFMPLLESADIPYLGGFGLSAEEFNSIYSYPVNGGYRTLLAGNGEQLVKAGCHRVAVVRPQSLIGDTMLGSLKAGLSTGQVTTVDVPVSSGLTGYTDAAVRAIGGDQPGNCVTTALDPASTATFFDDYRRQGTQHTQLSSVIGSVQQSLVDSTGGAGGPLQSLLATGWYPPDSSPAWNTLHTLVKTYAFTDNRINTADPGEETTWIAYEVLRKVVSGMTGPITAKSVRIALDSSGPIDTGGQTPPLSWGINDQLPLATAPRLVNTRVTFLGVRNGQLSESTSGLQDVRALLLKQ is encoded by the coding sequence ATGAGGTCCACCGGACGATCGAGCCGCACGGCAGCCGTGGCTGCGGGCACGGCCCTGCTCCTGGGTGGCCTGGCGGGCTGCGGCGGCACCGCGGACGCCTCCGAGCACGGCACCGGCACGGTCACGGTGATGACCTGGGCACCGGAGGAAGGCACCGTGGGCAGCCAGGCCGGGATACCGGCGCTGGCCACCGCGATCGCGAAGGACTTCAACGCCACCGGCGGAATCGGCGGGCACCAGGTCCAGGTGCTGACCTGTGACGAGCACAACACCAGCGCCGGAGCCGTCGACTGCGCGAACGAGGCGGTCGCCAAGAAGGCGGTGGCGGTGGTCGGCTCCTACAGCCAGTTCGGCAGCGACTTCATGCCGCTGCTGGAGTCGGCCGACATCCCCTACCTCGGCGGGTTCGGGCTGTCCGCCGAGGAGTTCAACTCGATCTACTCCTATCCCGTCAACGGCGGCTACCGGACCCTGCTGGCCGGCAACGGCGAGCAGCTGGTCAAGGCCGGCTGCCACAGGGTCGCCGTGGTCCGTCCGCAGAGCCTCATCGGCGACACCATGCTGGGCTCGCTCAAGGCCGGGCTCTCCACCGGCCAGGTGACCACCGTGGACGTCCCGGTCAGCTCCGGGCTCACCGGCTACACCGACGCGGCGGTCCGGGCCATCGGCGGCGACCAGCCCGGCAACTGCGTCACCACCGCCCTCGACCCGGCCTCCACGGCGACCTTCTTCGACGACTACCGGCGGCAGGGCACCCAGCACACCCAGCTGTCCTCGGTCATCGGCAGCGTCCAGCAGTCGCTGGTGGACTCCACCGGCGGTGCGGGCGGCCCGCTGCAGTCGCTGCTGGCCACCGGCTGGTACCCGCCCGACAGCAGCCCGGCGTGGAACACCCTGCACACCCTGGTCAAGACCTACGCCTTCACCGACAACCGGATCAACACCGCCGACCCGGGCGAGGAGACCACCTGGATCGCCTACGAGGTGCTGCGCAAGGTCGTCTCCGGGATGACCGGGCCGATCACCGCCAAGTCGGTGCGGATCGCGCTGGACTCCAGCGGGCCGATCGACACCGGCGGGCAGACCCCGCCGCTGTCCTGGGGCATCAACGACCAGCTGCCGCTGGCCACCGCGCCCCGGCTGGTGAACACCCGGGTGACCTTCCTGGGCGTGCGGAACGGGCAGCTCAGCGAGAGCACGTCGGGACTGCAGGACGTGCGTGCGCTGCTGCTGAAGCAGTAG